One window of the Sparus aurata chromosome 7, fSpaAur1.1, whole genome shotgun sequence genome contains the following:
- the LOC115584540 gene encoding complement C1q-like protein 2, producing MEMTMCFPLLLLICSLCTAQLQTESDNQIIPLGDQTEAERREPTNAADQQQRYTQDIHAVLREMSASLAEQRLEIRHLQRENEAQAAQLREQKTEVEKLKQQLQVKQVAFSASLLASGSGNIGPFNTQTPLVFRHIITNIGNAYNPNTGFFIAPVRGAYHFELHIYGHGHASHPSGAELHKNGKLICVAYEHQASGSVKSSNGVTLLLEVGDALSVSLWTNRWVFDNGNRHTTFSGHLLFTM from the exons ATGGAGATGacaatgtgttttcctctgttgctgctgatctgctctctctgcacggctcagcttcaaacagagtctGACAACCAAATTATTCCACTTGGAGATCAAACtgaagctgagagaagagaaCCAACAAATGCTGCTGATCAACAACAGAGATATACACAAGACATCCACGCTGTGCTGAGAGAGATGAGCGCCTCGTTGGCTGAACAGAGGCTGGAGATAAGGCActtacagagagagaatgaag CACAAGCAGCTCAACTGAGAGAACAGAAGACCGAGGTGGAGAAGCTGAAGCAACAACTTCAAG tCAAACAGGTGGCTTTCTCAGCTTCACTGTTGGCTTCAGGCTCTGGAAATATTGGACCATTTAACACACAGACTCCTCTGGTCTTCAGACACATCATCACTAACATTGGAAACGCCTACAACCCAAACACAG GTTTTTTCATTGCACCAGTGAGAGGAGCCTACCACTTTGAGTTACACATATATGGACATGGACATGCTTCACATCCTTCAGGTGCTGAGTTGCACAAGAATGGAAAACTTATTTGTGTTGCATATGAGCATCAGGCGTCTGGTAGTGTGAAATCTTCTAATGGTGTCACGCTGCTTCTAGAGGTCGGAGATGCtttgtctgtcagtctgtggaCTAACAGATGGGTGTTTGACAATGGAAATCGTCATACCACCTTCAGTGGTCATCTGCTTTTCACCATGTGA